Proteins from a genomic interval of Periophthalmus magnuspinnatus isolate fPerMag1 chromosome 11, fPerMag1.2.pri, whole genome shotgun sequence:
- the ntaq1 gene encoding protein N-terminal glutamine amidohydrolase isoform X2 gives MKTPRREDCVYTSCYCEENVWHLCSWFRSEAEVQLQELYVLFISNHHRTDYHVVLLWSRPSLDPLIFDLDSVLDFPCSLQEYTTQALRSDQDLNPQYHRLIRVIPADLFLQKFSSDRSHMKKPDGTWTMPPPSYPPIQTQETSTNLELFIQMKQDQGLGQVHSLQNFITRFSQDPNQS, from the exons ATGAAGACCCCGCGGCGCGAGGACTGCGTCTACACCAGCTGCTACTG TGAGGAGAACGTTTGGCATCTGTGTTCTTGGTTCCGCTCAGAGGCCGAGGTCCAACTCCAGGAGCTGTACGTGCTCTTCATCTCCAACCACCACCGCACG gattACCAcgtggtcctgctctggtctaGACCCAGTCTGGATCCTCTGATCTTTGATTTGGACTCGGTTCTGGACTTTCCCTGCTCTCTTCAGGAGTACACCACCCAGGCCCTAAGATCAGACCAAGACCTCAACCCTCAGTACCACAG GTTGATCCGGGTCATTCCCGCAGACCTGTTCTTGCAGAAGTTCTCCTCAGACCGATCTCACATGAAGAAACCAGATGGAACCTGGACCATGCCCCCTCCCAGCTATCCTCCCATTCAGACACAAG AGACTAGCACAAACCTGGAGCTGTTCATCCAGATGAAGCAGGACCAAGGTCTGGGTCAAGTCCACAGCCTCCAGAACTTTATAACTCGGTTCAGCCAGGATCCTAACCAGTCCTGA
- the ntaq1 gene encoding protein N-terminal glutamine amidohydrolase isoform X1 gives MKTPRREDCVYTSCYCEENVWHLCSWFRSEAEVQLQELYVLFISNHHRTVPLWRQKSARGDLPVVWDYHVVLLWSRPSLDPLIFDLDSVLDFPCSLQEYTTQALRSDQDLNPQYHRLIRVIPADLFLQKFSSDRSHMKKPDGTWTMPPPSYPPIQTQETSTNLELFIQMKQDQGLGQVHSLQNFITRFSQDPNQS, from the exons ATGAAGACCCCGCGGCGCGAGGACTGCGTCTACACCAGCTGCTACTG TGAGGAGAACGTTTGGCATCTGTGTTCTTGGTTCCGCTCAGAGGCCGAGGTCCAACTCCAGGAGCTGTACGTGCTCTTCATCTCCAACCACCACCGCACG GTTCCATTGTGGAGACAGAAATCTGCTCGAGGAGACCTCCCTGTGGTTTGG gattACCAcgtggtcctgctctggtctaGACCCAGTCTGGATCCTCTGATCTTTGATTTGGACTCGGTTCTGGACTTTCCCTGCTCTCTTCAGGAGTACACCACCCAGGCCCTAAGATCAGACCAAGACCTCAACCCTCAGTACCACAG GTTGATCCGGGTCATTCCCGCAGACCTGTTCTTGCAGAAGTTCTCCTCAGACCGATCTCACATGAAGAAACCAGATGGAACCTGGACCATGCCCCCTCCCAGCTATCCTCCCATTCAGACACAAG AGACTAGCACAAACCTGGAGCTGTTCATCCAGATGAAGCAGGACCAAGGTCTGGGTCAAGTCCACAGCCTCCAGAACTTTATAACTCGGTTCAGCCAGGATCCTAACCAGTCCTGA